One genomic segment of Mesoterricola silvestris includes these proteins:
- a CDS encoding FAD-dependent oxidoreductase, with protein sequence MEQPKRIVIVGGVAGGASAAVRARRLSEGADIVLFERGPHVSFANCGLPYHIGGVIPERARLLVQTPQSLMARFNLDVRVNSEVQSIDPGARTVTVRNLKTGQVREQPYDALVLSPGAEPIRPPLPGIGDPRILSLRNLDDMDRILAAMAGATRALVVGAGYIGLEMAEAFRERGLEVVLVEKLDQVMAVADADMVAPLHGELRAHGVDLRLGLSVEGFEPGPEGLTAKLSDGSQVVCGLAVLAIGVRPETALARAAGLALGSTGGILVDEYMRTSDPAIWAVGDAVEVKDTVLDGPALIPLAGPANRQGRIAADNILGRKSVYKGTQGTAICKVFGLAFAITGQSEKVLKRKGVAHHKIYIHPADHATYYPGAQPLTLKLLFDGEGHILGAQAVGAAGVDKRIDVIATAMRGGLTVHDLEDAELCYAPPYGSAKDPVNMAGFVASNVLRGDTALWEPEELEALRPDQVLLDVRTLQEFQAGTIPGAALAPVDELRDRLDELDPAKEHLVFCQVGLRGYLASRILSQLGYKVRNLSGGYKRYRMSVGGA encoded by the coding sequence ATGGAACAACCCAAGCGCATTGTCATCGTAGGTGGAGTCGCGGGGGGCGCCTCGGCGGCCGTCCGGGCCCGCCGGCTGTCCGAAGGGGCCGATATCGTCCTTTTCGAGCGGGGCCCCCACGTGTCCTTCGCCAACTGCGGCCTGCCCTACCACATCGGCGGCGTCATCCCCGAACGGGCCAGGCTGCTGGTGCAGACCCCCCAGAGCCTCATGGCCCGGTTCAACCTGGATGTGCGGGTGAATTCCGAGGTGCAGTCCATCGACCCGGGCGCCCGCACGGTGACCGTGCGCAATCTGAAGACGGGCCAGGTGCGGGAACAGCCCTACGACGCCCTGGTGCTGAGCCCCGGCGCCGAGCCCATCCGCCCGCCCCTGCCGGGCATCGGGGATCCGCGGATCCTCTCCCTGCGCAACCTGGACGACATGGACCGCATCCTCGCGGCCATGGCGGGCGCCACCCGGGCCCTGGTGGTGGGGGCGGGCTACATCGGCCTGGAGATGGCCGAGGCCTTCCGGGAGCGGGGGCTGGAGGTGGTCCTGGTGGAGAAGCTGGACCAGGTCATGGCCGTGGCGGACGCGGACATGGTCGCGCCCCTGCACGGGGAGCTCCGGGCCCACGGGGTGGACCTGCGCCTGGGCCTGTCGGTGGAAGGCTTCGAGCCGGGCCCCGAGGGCCTGACGGCCAAGCTTTCCGACGGCTCCCAGGTGGTGTGCGGCCTGGCCGTGCTGGCCATCGGCGTGCGTCCGGAAACCGCCCTGGCCCGGGCCGCGGGCCTGGCCCTGGGATCCACGGGGGGCATCCTGGTGGACGAGTACATGCGCACCAGCGACCCCGCCATCTGGGCCGTGGGGGACGCCGTGGAGGTGAAGGACACGGTCCTGGACGGCCCCGCCCTCATCCCCCTGGCCGGCCCCGCCAACCGCCAGGGCCGCATCGCCGCCGACAACATCCTGGGCCGGAAGAGCGTCTACAAGGGCACCCAGGGCACGGCCATCTGCAAGGTCTTCGGCCTGGCCTTCGCCATCACCGGCCAGTCCGAGAAGGTCCTCAAGCGCAAGGGCGTGGCCCACCACAAGATCTACATCCACCCCGCGGACCACGCCACGTACTACCCCGGGGCCCAGCCCCTCACCCTCAAGCTGCTCTTCGACGGCGAGGGCCACATCCTGGGGGCCCAGGCCGTGGGGGCCGCGGGCGTGGACAAGCGCATCGACGTCATCGCCACCGCCATGCGCGGGGGGCTCACGGTCCACGACCTGGAGGACGCGGAGCTCTGCTACGCGCCCCCCTACGGCAGCGCCAAGGACCCCGTGAACATGGCCGGCTTCGTGGCCTCCAACGTCCTGCGCGGGGACACCGCCCTGTGGGAGCCCGAGGAACTGGAGGCCCTCCGCCCGGACCAGGTGCTGCTGGACGTGCGCACCCTCCAGGAATTCCAGGCCGGCACCATCCCCGGCGCCGCCCTGGCCCCCGTGGACGAGCTGCGGGACCGCCTGGACGAGCTGGACCCCGCCAAGGAGCACCTGGTGTTCTGCCAGGTGGGGCTGCGGGGCTACCTGGCCAGCCGGATCCTTTCCCAGCTGGGGTACAAGGTGCGCAACCTCTCCGGGGGCTACAAGCGCTACCGCATGTCCGTGGGCGGCGCCTGA
- a CDS encoding efflux RND transporter permease subunit, with amino-acid sequence MWIVRLALRRPYTIAVMCVLFLLMGALSMRRMQVDIFPSIDIPVVTVVWSYNGLTPEEMERRVVNVTERAMSTTVNGIERIESQSIQGVAILRVYFQPGTDIGGAIAQIGSVTNTILRILPPGMTPPNIIQFNASNVPVVQMTARSETLSEQQIYDYSLNFIRIRLFTIPGLSTPAPFGGRGRQISVDIDPAKLAARGLSPADVVTGLSSENVIVPAGTARLGSREMPILTNSNPSKVDDLKAIPLKLVNGSPVYLRDVAQVYDGFTDQTNIVRINGNRATYLAILKKADASTLAVVDSAREMLPTIKAAAPKGLELNFDFDQSQFVRGAISDVVKEGFVASLLVSLMILFFLGSWRSMLLVCTSIPLAIFAGIIGLKLSGQTMNIMTLGGLSLAIGMLVDDATVEVENIHRNQAMGKPLTVAILDGAGQIAVPAIVATLAICIVFFPVVLLVGPAKYLFTPLAMAVVYSMLASYLLSRTLVPTLARMLLEHDHHAPESRLGRFNAWRERGFARFQDAYGRLLDRVLHHRVFVLGLAVVFATLSLALLGVLGRDFFPAVDVGLMKLHVRTPSGLRLEETERVVAQVEGAIRELVPARDLATINSNIGVPSSFNMAFIPSDNVTSQDADVSISLKHEHRPTAGYMKALREELPRRFPGVGFYFQSADIVSQVLNFGIPAAIDVQIEGPNLAASAEVARRLEAGMRRVPGAVDVRLKQVVNAPGYRVEVNRVRAAQLGLNQQAVANGLMVSLSGNGQLAPSYYLDPVTGVNYTVAVKTPLARLSSPRDLMATPFSLPGGGALLQTTAFQSAGPGAQALSEPLSNFATLNRINVPSEINHYTVQRVLDVMAGVEGRDLGAVVADIQAQLRNLGPLPPNTRIRIRGQFEVMVEAFVNLAGGLLIAIALVYLLMAVLYQSWLDPFIILFAVPGALVGILWMLALTGTTLNVESMMGAIMAVGIATSNSILLVSFANDVRVAHPEMTALEAAFAAGRTRLRPVLMTALAMILGMIPMALALGEAGSQNAPLGRAVIGGLLMATVVTLFIVPVVYSLFRKKPPTAHLLDETFHIEQQGSES; translated from the coding sequence ATGTGGATCGTCCGGCTCGCCCTGCGCCGCCCCTACACCATCGCCGTCATGTGCGTGCTCTTCCTGCTCATGGGCGCGCTCTCCATGCGGCGCATGCAGGTGGATATCTTCCCCAGCATCGATATCCCCGTGGTCACGGTGGTGTGGAGCTACAACGGCCTGACCCCCGAGGAGATGGAGCGCCGGGTGGTGAACGTGACGGAACGGGCCATGTCCACCACCGTCAACGGCATCGAGCGCATCGAATCCCAGAGCATCCAGGGGGTGGCGATCCTGAGGGTGTACTTCCAGCCGGGCACGGACATCGGCGGGGCCATCGCCCAGATCGGTTCGGTGACCAACACCATCCTGCGCATCCTGCCCCCGGGCATGACGCCCCCGAACATCATCCAGTTCAACGCCAGCAACGTGCCTGTGGTGCAGATGACCGCGCGCAGCGAGACGCTCTCCGAGCAGCAGATCTACGACTACTCCCTCAACTTCATCCGCATCCGGCTCTTCACGATCCCCGGTCTCTCCACGCCGGCGCCCTTCGGGGGCCGGGGCCGGCAGATCTCCGTGGACATCGACCCCGCCAAGCTCGCCGCCCGGGGCCTGAGCCCGGCCGACGTGGTGACCGGGCTCTCCTCGGAGAACGTCATCGTTCCCGCGGGCACGGCCCGCCTGGGCTCCCGGGAAATGCCCATCCTCACCAATTCGAACCCCTCCAAGGTGGACGACCTGAAGGCCATCCCCCTCAAGCTGGTGAACGGTTCGCCGGTGTACCTGCGGGACGTGGCCCAGGTGTACGACGGCTTCACGGACCAGACCAACATCGTGCGCATCAACGGCAACCGCGCCACCTACCTGGCCATCCTCAAGAAGGCCGACGCCAGCACCCTGGCGGTGGTGGATTCGGCCCGGGAGATGCTGCCCACCATCAAGGCCGCCGCGCCCAAGGGCCTGGAGCTGAACTTCGACTTCGACCAGAGCCAGTTCGTGCGCGGGGCCATCTCGGACGTGGTGAAGGAGGGCTTCGTGGCCTCCCTGCTGGTGTCGCTGATGATCCTGTTCTTCCTGGGGTCCTGGCGCTCCATGCTGCTGGTGTGCACCAGCATCCCCCTGGCCATCTTCGCGGGCATCATCGGCCTGAAGCTCTCGGGCCAGACCATGAACATCATGACCCTGGGCGGCCTCTCCCTGGCCATCGGCATGCTGGTGGACGACGCCACGGTGGAGGTGGAGAACATCCACCGCAACCAGGCCATGGGCAAGCCGCTCACCGTGGCCATCCTGGACGGGGCCGGCCAGATCGCGGTGCCCGCCATCGTGGCCACCCTGGCCATCTGCATCGTGTTCTTCCCCGTGGTGCTGCTGGTGGGGCCGGCGAAGTACCTCTTCACGCCCCTGGCCATGGCGGTGGTGTACTCCATGCTGGCCTCGTACCTCCTCTCCCGCACCCTGGTGCCCACCCTGGCCCGCATGCTCCTGGAGCACGACCACCACGCCCCGGAAAGCCGCCTGGGGCGGTTCAACGCCTGGCGGGAGCGGGGCTTCGCGCGCTTCCAGGACGCCTACGGGCGGCTCCTGGACCGGGTCCTGCACCACCGGGTCTTCGTCCTGGGCCTGGCCGTGGTGTTCGCCACCCTCAGCCTGGCGCTGCTGGGCGTCCTGGGGCGGGACTTCTTCCCGGCCGTGGACGTGGGCCTCATGAAGCTCCACGTGCGCACCCCCTCGGGCCTGCGCCTGGAGGAGACCGAACGCGTCGTCGCCCAGGTGGAGGGCGCCATCCGCGAGCTGGTGCCGGCCCGGGACCTGGCGACCATCAACAGCAATATCGGCGTGCCCAGTTCCTTCAACATGGCCTTCATCCCCTCCGACAACGTCACCAGCCAGGACGCGGACGTCTCCATCTCCCTCAAGCACGAGCACCGGCCCACGGCGGGCTACATGAAGGCCCTGCGGGAGGAGCTCCCCCGGCGCTTTCCCGGGGTGGGCTTCTACTTCCAGTCCGCGGACATCGTGAGCCAGGTGCTCAACTTCGGCATCCCCGCGGCCATCGACGTGCAGATCGAGGGCCCCAACCTCGCCGCCAGCGCCGAGGTGGCCCGGCGCCTGGAGGCCGGCATGCGCCGGGTGCCGGGGGCCGTGGACGTGCGGCTCAAGCAGGTGGTCAACGCCCCCGGGTACCGGGTGGAGGTGAACCGGGTGCGCGCCGCCCAGCTGGGCCTGAACCAGCAGGCCGTGGCCAACGGCCTCATGGTCTCCCTTTCGGGCAACGGCCAGCTGGCGCCGTCCTACTACCTGGACCCCGTCACGGGCGTGAACTACACCGTGGCCGTGAAGACCCCCCTGGCCCGCCTTTCCAGCCCCCGGGACCTCATGGCCACCCCCTTCAGCCTCCCGGGCGGCGGGGCCCTGCTGCAGACCACCGCCTTCCAGTCCGCGGGCCCCGGGGCCCAGGCGCTTTCCGAGCCCCTGTCCAATTTCGCCACCCTCAACCGCATCAACGTCCCCAGCGAGATCAACCACTACACCGTGCAGCGGGTGCTGGACGTCATGGCGGGGGTGGAGGGCCGGGACCTGGGTGCGGTGGTGGCCGATATCCAGGCCCAGCTGCGCAACCTCGGGCCCCTGCCCCCCAACACCCGCATCCGCATCCGCGGCCAGTTCGAGGTGATGGTGGAGGCCTTCGTGAACCTCGCCGGGGGGCTGCTCATCGCCATCGCGCTGGTGTACCTCCTCATGGCCGTGCTGTACCAGAGCTGGCTGGACCCCTTCATCATCCTCTTCGCCGTGCCCGGGGCCCTGGTGGGGATCCTGTGGATGCTGGCCCTCACGGGCACCACCCTGAACGTGGAATCCATGATGGGCGCCATCATGGCCGTGGGCATCGCCACCTCCAATTCCATCCTCCTGGTGAGCTTCGCCAACGACGTGCGGGTGGCCCACCCGGAGATGACCGCCCTGGAGGCGGCCTTCGCCGCCGGCAGGACCCGGCTGCGCCCGGTGCTCATGACCGCCCTGGCCATGATCCTGGGCATGATCCCCATGGCCCTGGCCCTGGGCGAGGCCGGCAGCCAGAACGCGCCCCTGGGCCGGGCCGTCATCGGGGGGCTCCTCATGGCCACGGTGGTCACGCTCTTCATCGTGCCCGTGGTCTACAGCCTCTTCCGCAAGAAGCCCCCCACCGCCCATCTCCTGGACGAGACGTTCCACATCGAGCAGCAAGGAAGTGAATCATGA
- a CDS encoding sensor histidine kinase — MSAGDPERIAELERQLQARDKTIAVLIQRQLDVRARETSTLHFLEQNITLEKVVEGKTRELASEREELQRTLAELRRTQARMLQMQKMESIGQLAAGIAHEINTPTQFVADNITFFRATFEPLLSLIDAALGLVGKMREAQGLSEDLADFDSKREAADLDFIREEAPLALAQCAEGLSRIAGIVKAMKHFSHASSGVMEPEDLEEIIRAAVTVSRSEWKAVADVDLAIQPGLGQVPCLRDEIGQLVMNLVINAAHAIGENIERGRMARGRIEVSARIDGDRAELRVADNGTGIPEEIRDRVFEPFFTTKPVGRGSGQGLALAYATVVDKHKGQIQLEPREGGGTCVVARWPI; from the coding sequence GAGCGCCGGCGATCCCGAACGCATCGCGGAACTGGAGCGCCAGCTCCAGGCCCGGGACAAGACCATCGCCGTGCTCATCCAGCGGCAGCTGGATGTGCGCGCCCGGGAGACCTCCACGCTCCATTTCCTGGAGCAGAACATCACCCTCGAGAAGGTGGTGGAGGGCAAGACCCGGGAACTGGCCTCGGAGCGGGAGGAACTGCAGCGGACCCTGGCGGAACTGCGCCGGACCCAGGCGCGGATGCTCCAGATGCAGAAGATGGAATCCATCGGCCAGCTGGCCGCGGGGATCGCCCACGAGATCAACACGCCCACCCAGTTCGTGGCGGACAACATCACCTTCTTCCGGGCGACCTTCGAGCCGCTCCTGTCCCTGATCGATGCCGCCCTGGGCCTGGTGGGGAAGATGCGGGAGGCCCAGGGCCTCTCCGAGGACCTGGCGGATTTCGATTCCAAGCGGGAGGCGGCGGACCTGGATTTCATCCGGGAGGAGGCGCCCCTGGCCCTGGCCCAGTGCGCGGAGGGCCTGTCCCGCATCGCGGGCATCGTCAAGGCCATGAAGCACTTCTCCCACGCTTCCAGCGGGGTGATGGAACCGGAGGACCTGGAGGAGATCATCCGCGCCGCGGTCACCGTTTCCCGGAGCGAATGGAAGGCCGTGGCCGACGTGGACCTGGCCATCCAGCCCGGGCTAGGGCAGGTGCCCTGCCTGCGGGACGAGATCGGGCAGCTGGTCATGAACCTGGTGATCAACGCCGCCCACGCCATCGGGGAGAACATCGAGCGGGGCCGGATGGCCCGGGGGCGGATCGAGGTCTCCGCCCGCATCGACGGGGACCGGGCCGAACTGCGGGTGGCGGACAACGGCACCGGGATCCCCGAGGAGATCCGGGATCGGGTCTTCGAGCCGTTCTTCACGACCAAGCCCGTGGGGCGCGGATCGGGGCAGGGCCTGGCCCTCGCCTATGCCACGGTGGTGGACAAGCACAAGGGACAGATCCAGTTGGAGCCCCGGGAGGGGGGCGGGACCTGCGTGGTGGCGCGGTGGCCGATCTGA
- a CDS encoding efflux RND transporter periplasmic adaptor subunit — protein sequence MSSEQTFSRFRLGGIAILVVGASTIAALWASQRASVGREARRLTSDQEAGPRVRTAVAGLDAGARTLDLPGEALPHLSTTLYAKVAGFLREIRVDKGSPVTKGQVIAVLESTEVDTDFRALKADALNKRTYAQRLRQLDGQGIISARDLEDAETAARIAEEKLASQGALRGYRNVTAPFAGVVTQRFADPGALIQNAGNSLSSQPLVSLAQVDHLRVTFYLDQAVASRVKVGQALTVRPSDRPDLARPGKVARLSGALDPRTRTLLAEADLDNRDGAFVAGGAVQVSLDLPREAGRLEIPSEAVLLKGDRTLAAVVGADGKVLLRPLVLGEDSGARVRVMAGLQAGERVILNPAITLKDGDRVQATDSPGRP from the coding sequence ATGAGCAGCGAGCAGACCTTCTCCCGCTTCCGCCTGGGCGGCATCGCGATCCTGGTCGTGGGCGCCTCCACCATCGCCGCCCTGTGGGCCTCCCAGCGCGCCAGCGTCGGCCGCGAGGCCCGGCGCCTGACATCCGACCAGGAGGCCGGGCCCCGGGTGCGCACGGCCGTGGCCGGGCTGGATGCCGGGGCCCGGACCCTGGACCTGCCCGGGGAGGCCCTGCCCCACCTCTCCACCACCCTCTACGCCAAGGTGGCGGGATTCCTGCGCGAGATCCGCGTGGACAAGGGCTCGCCCGTGACCAAGGGCCAGGTGATCGCCGTGCTGGAATCCACCGAGGTGGACACGGATTTCCGGGCCCTCAAGGCCGACGCCCTGAACAAGCGCACCTACGCCCAGCGCCTGCGCCAGCTGGACGGCCAGGGCATCATCAGCGCCCGGGACCTGGAGGACGCCGAAACCGCCGCCCGCATCGCCGAGGAGAAGCTGGCCAGCCAGGGCGCCCTGCGGGGCTACCGCAACGTCACCGCCCCCTTCGCCGGCGTGGTGACCCAGCGCTTCGCCGACCCGGGCGCCCTCATCCAGAACGCCGGCAACAGCCTTTCCAGCCAGCCCCTGGTCTCCCTGGCCCAGGTGGACCACCTGCGGGTGACCTTCTACCTGGACCAGGCGGTGGCCTCCCGGGTGAAGGTGGGCCAGGCCCTCACCGTGCGTCCCTCGGACCGCCCCGACCTGGCCCGCCCCGGCAAGGTGGCGCGCCTTTCCGGCGCCCTGGACCCCCGCACCCGCACCCTCCTGGCCGAAGCGGACCTGGATAACCGGGACGGCGCCTTCGTGGCCGGCGGGGCCGTGCAGGTGAGCCTGGACCTGCCCCGGGAGGCCGGACGGCTGGAAATCCCCTCGGAGGCCGTGCTCCTCAAGGGCGACCGCACCCTGGCGGCGGTGGTGGGCGCCGACGGGAAGGTCCTCCTCCGGCCCCTGGTCCTGGGCGAGGACTCCGGGGCCCGGGTGCGGGTCATGGCCGGCCTTCAGGCCGGGGAACGGGTGATCCTGAACCCCGCCATCACGCTCAAGGACGGGGACCGGGTGCAGGCCACGGATTCGCCAGGGCGTCCCTGA
- a CDS encoding iron-sulfur cluster assembly scaffold protein: MRKVLPSSIGFRLVPGNFSPMKGADLHGRAQEGGCGHALDLWLKVEDGRVAAGSYTTDGCESFVICGSLVAHLVRGRTLQEAAAMDVEDVLEALGDGDDASYHSAELAVDALRDALANPWPAPGPRP; the protein is encoded by the coding sequence ATGCGCAAGGTGCTCCCCTCCTCCATCGGCTTCCGGCTCGTCCCCGGCAATTTCTCCCCCATGAAGGGGGCGGACCTGCACGGCCGGGCCCAGGAGGGCGGCTGCGGCCACGCCCTGGATCTGTGGCTGAAGGTGGAGGATGGCCGGGTGGCCGCGGGGAGCTACACCACGGACGGCTGCGAGTCCTTCGTCATCTGCGGCAGTCTGGTGGCCCATCTGGTCCGGGGCCGGACCCTCCAGGAGGCGGCCGCCATGGACGTGGAGGACGTCCTGGAGGCCCTGGGGGACGGGGACGACGCGTCCTACCATTCCGCCGAACTGGCGGTGGATGCCCTCAGGGACGCCCTGGCGAATCCGTGGCCTGCACCCGGTCCCCGTCCTTGA